A segment of the Aureliella helgolandensis genome:
GCAGAATTGAAAAAGCGTCTTGGTGAACGCGATGAGAATGTTGAAACACCACTTCAGGCACTTGCGAATGGCTTGGCGCTGACCGGACTTGCCGATTTGCTTCGATGTCTGACGCTCGAATTGGTTGTCGCAGAACCAGGTCTTCGCGAGGAGCTTATCGGTCTAGATCCAAGCAAAGTGAATCTTGCTCAATGGAATCTCGATGACACCGGCTGTTTCGTTCGCGAACAACGAACAGAACAAGCAGAAGGAGAACGGTCTCAAGGAGTGGTATTGTTGTTGGCGACTCTGAACGGAGGATTGCAACCCGAGAATCGAAACTACAAAGAGAGTCTCGGTCGGATTACCCCGCTCGGTTGGTGTATCGCAGCAGGAATTGTTTCTGGGACGCTTTCGTCAAACTTGCGTCTCCGCTCGATGTCGACAGAAAATGACGATGAAAATGCAGTTTCGCTATTCCGTTCGCTTGCAGGTTTCTTAGCGGCACCTGTAAGCCGCAATGAGAATGACGATCTTCCGGACGAGTCAGATCCTTGGAAAGGTCTCGATTCACTTCTCAAGGATGACTGCCACGAACGGGTACTCGAGTTTTCAAGCCAGCTTGAGGCGTATGGACGCCAAGTTGGTCTGATCGTCAGCGAGCCGCGTTGGTCAAAACGTTTCTCGCTTGTCCCTTCGGAATATGGCGAATCCTCCGCTGATGAAGGGCGCAGAACTTGGGAAGTCAGTCTCGGCCTCGAATCTTTCCAGATTGAGCCCTGGCGAATCGCAACGGCGTCCACGGCAAGTGATAGCCCAGGACATAAAGCCGAGTACCGCATCGAAAACGAGCAATCTGAATCGTGCTGGACGGAGACACGATTTAAAAGCAGGCTTATTGCTGTTCACATTGCACAACCGGGGATCGCTTCGCTTGCTGGCTTCGCACTGCCGTTAAACGGTGATACGAGCGGAGAGCATCCGAGCGAGATAGATTCTGTCGGCGACAACGCTCTCGAAAAGAACACTTCCGAGCCGGTGCAGGTTCCGTCCCCAGTTAAGTCCGCCGTGTCGGAGCAACGTGCAGCGAAAGAAAACGAATCTAACATTGTGAAACCTGAGATCGAGTGTGACTGGGATGCCTTAACGAGAGCACAGGAGAAATCCTGGATTAGCCGGGCGAAGCAACCGCGAAGTCACTACAAGCGAATCGCGTTAGTTCAACTACAGGTGGAACCCTTTGGTTCCTATCGACATCCCGTCTACGATTGCTCGGAACAGATTCTCAAGAAGCTTGCAGACGATGAACTCGCAAAAGAACAGGCGACAGCAGAGGAAGAAGGGATACAGCCAGACGATGAACGCTTTCCCAAGAAATCATGGGAAGCTGGAAAGCATCCCGCCCGTTTCGACGCGTTCAGCCCGGTTGAGCGGAGAAGGCGACGACTGCTCGATGAAGTGCTTAGAGCGTGCAAACTTTTCAACGTCGACTTTCTGGTTTTGCCGGAGTACTCAACTCGCCCGGAGACCGTCACATGGATTCAGCGTCAATTGGAAGACCGAAAAATCGAGACTCTTGTTTGGGCAGGCACTTTCCGACTACCGCCGTTCTACGACACTGCGACTTTTTCTTGGCTGAACGCTGCAAAGGAATGGGCGGCAGTGCTACCGATCGTCGGAAGAACCAATCATCCAGGAATCAAAGACAAGACTGGATTCATGACCCGCCTCAAAAAGTATCCGTCTATTGCTTACAACGAGATTTTCAATCCTCCGTCCAACTTCCTGGGAGCGTTATCCGACGAAAGCACGCGAATCACAGAATTGATTTGCTCAGAAATATTCCTCGCAATGTCTCCGGCCAATCTTCTTGCGCTTTGGAAATCACTCGATGCCCTTATCCAACGGTTCGGACGTTCGGTGGTTTCAAAACATATTGAAGAAGAATACGTCATGAAGGATGTCATTGCCTTTTCCAGGGAAACCTCGCTGTGTTATGAAGAAAGCCGAGTCGGCGAGCCGGCAAGCCGCCGTCGAAGCATTCTTTTCGTTCCATCTATGACACCGCGCACTGTCGATTACGCAATCCTAGGCCAAGCGAACCATCTTGCTGCTGGAATGATGACCGTCTTCTGCAATGACTCTGGTTCTCACTCACATGGACAGAGCTGCTTCATCGGCGAAGATGGCTGGGACAATGAAAATCGGAAAGAAATTCTTGGCATTCCTGGTGCTGGGCCGTACCACGGCCTAACGCCTGGATTCTTCCGACAGTTCCAAGCGGATCGCGGGTGGCTGGGCACTGACGAACAAGCGATGGTGATTGCGGACGTTGATCCAAATCACCAATTCGGCGGAAAACCGCGTCCACAGAATTTGCTACCACCTCTCGAGATGGTTGCGCACCTTCCGATTCTTGAGGTTGGCGGTCGACAAAATCAGGAACGAAAGAAGATCGACTATGGACGCCTGACGAAACTTCCTGCTCCTGATTTGGCCGAACTCGTTCGGGTTATCCCGTGGCTGGATGGGCTTGACTGGGGAAATCAAAAAGCGTCGGACATGGCGTCACGAAAGTTTGTGGTTGATCGAATACTTCAAGGAATCTCGACGATCATTTCCGCCCCTACAAATTCGGGGAATACCATTGGCGACCACAAGAACTTCGTGCTTGCACGTGCGCTGTTGTCGCTGGCCCACAGTGTTCCGGAGAACGCAGGTTGGCTAAAACGACGGGCTGAAGCATACAAGAGCCAACACGCTTCAAATCCAATGCCGTATCCACCGCCAGTCGCAACGGATTGGTTATACGTTGACCTGGACGAGGATCGCGAAGATGACGATGAATGCGAGCTGCAAGTCCCCCAAGTCGAGACGGAACCTGATGAAAAACTAAGCGACTGAGTCGCGAAATAATCCTACTTTTCACCCAACCTGAATGCATGACGGCTGGGGAAATTATCTCGGCGCTTTGTGAGGTGGCTCGCGAAGAAAAGGCAGTGCTCTTGATTGAGTTCTGTCAAGCTGTGACTGGCGGCCGACGCCGTAGCGTTAAACATTCGCCGTTTTGCGTTTCCGTTGAGACTCCAACCTGCTGCTTCGTTAACCGAAGGCATATGAATCGAGTGAACGCAGTTTCCGAGCAAAGAAGCGTCCCTCTCGGATATTATATTGACTTCGCAAATGCGTTGAATTCAGGGCCAATAGTATTTGCTTTTCATACCCCAGGACGAACCGTCCTGAGCAGCTAGTATCGAGCCCAAAGCCCGTGCCGATCACTTCGACTGTAGGCGACTGTCCTCTTTGCCGGACAAGAGCCCTGAGAGGGCCACTAAGAGGCTGCAAAGTTGCTCGCCGTTTTCCTTCGTAGATAGGCTCGCGTAGCGGTCGGGCGATGCTAGGAGCCGCTAACGGCAGTCAAGCATTGGGGGGCTCCTGTGGGATCGTCCAGCCGGCAGTTGCCTAGTTTTTTTGCCGATCAAACGCGGCTTTCTGACGCCAGTGGGGCGCCCATTGCCAAGAATCGCTCCGGCATCCACCTCCCCGCTCCGCAGGAGATTGCTTGGCGTTCAGTGCGATCACTATTAGAAGTGCTGAAGGCTGAGTTGGAGCGTCTGCGGTTGTTTCAAAGCACCGCAGTGAGCATTGCTTGAGGTTTTTCCCAAAGGAGTAAGTAGCATCGCCCAGAAGACAGGTTTGGTTGCCGGCTTGTTTGGCAGACTGAATGAATGCCAAATCAGCTCCAAATGAACGCGAGGGAGGTGCGCAGCTGCGCGCCTCCGCTCATGCGTTGAAACGAATGACTTCACTCGGCGAATGGAGCAACAATCGGACGAAGGCATGCCGAGCTACCTGCAGCACGCCCGCCAATGGTTCTATCTGATGCACGAGATTAATGCTGCGGTTCCTACTGCAATCGTGGAGAGAACTAAAATCACACAGATGCCGAGTTGAATGGCTTCCATCATCTGTTGCCTCTCTTCCTTCCTTAGTTGTCTCCGCTTCACCTCGCAGTGGCAACAGGGTTCGTTTTTCGTTTGAAACATGCTGAGTTCGCCTTTTTGAAAGTACCGTGGCTTGTAAAAGATGAATTTTACAAACGAGCCTTGCATCTCCAAAACTATTGATGGAATGACGAATTTTGGCATGCACCTAACCGTGATCGGCAAACGGCATGTGTTGGCAAATCCGCTGCGAATACTCTCAATATGCAATTTCAGTGTCTGAGGGTTTCTGGGGCGAGTCTCCAACTGCGCAAGGCCGTAAACCGTGCGTCCGAACGCCCGTGAAGGGCGCGAACAAGGTGAATTCGTGCGCGGACGCACGGTTTTCGAGCTGCCTACGCGGCGGACGTTGACATCGAAGTGGGGAAGAAAGACGCATGGTCCGCATTTGGGCTGGAAAACGGCTCAGGAATCTTCGCCTGTTAGCCTGCCGGCACGCATTGACCTAAATTTCTGGCCTTCTCTGGCTATATCAACTGAGCTGGAACCCCTAGCTTCCAGCCAGTCCCAATCTTGGGCTCTTCTGGCGGCTGACCATCAATCAGCCGTCTCTCTCATGCGACATCTGAATCACCACTGGATTCAGTCGAGTCGCATTGTCCCCCATTTCAAGAAGGAGACTCACATGAGTCACATCGTTTCGGTCCAGACCGAGATCAGAGATCTAGTGGCGGTGCAATCCGCCTGTCAGCGCCTACGGTGGGATCGTCCTACCGTGGGGCAATTCAAGCTCTTCACTCGCTCAGTCACGGGCTTGGGAGTGTTGCCGCCGCAGTGGCGGTACCCAATCGTGTGCGACCTGGCAACAGGCCAGCTCGCCTACGACAACTACGAAGGTCGCTGGGGCAATCCCGCCGACCTAGGACGCTTCAAGCAGGCCTACGCCGTCGAGAAGGCAATGCTCGAAGCTCGCAAGGCGGGCAGGTTCGTGGTGGAACGTTCTCTCTCCGATGGTGCGATCGAATTGTGCGTGACCGTTCAGGGAGGTGTGGAATGAGCCAACGGATCATTATCCGAATCGACACCGAAGGAGCCACGCAGGTCCGTACCGAGGGCTTCCGTGGAAACAGCTGCCAGGCGGCGAGCCGCCTGCTTGAACGAGCGCTGGGGCGTACTACGTCCGAGCAGCTCACAAGTGATTACTACCAATCCAGTACTACCACTGGAAATCAACAATTTGAAACTGGAGATACGCCATGAACACTGGCACCCATTCACTCTCTGACGAAATCTGGGAACTGGTTCGTGCCGGCTTCTCAGGAATTTGGATCGAGACGCACGAACCGAGTGAGGCGATTCTAGAGCTCTCAGCCATGAGTGCCGAACACGACCTGCGTCTGCTTGCCTGGAATCTCGATTCGGGGTTGCGGTGTGTAGGCGGTGGACAACCTGAGGACAGTCAGGCTGATCCGATGGCCGCGATTCGCAGTCTGGCGACTCTGCCCGACGAGCAGTCGACTCTCCTGGTGCTGGAGAATTTCCACTACTTCGTCGATTCCCCCGAGATCTGCCAAGCCCTGCTGACTCAGCTTCAGTTGGGCAAACAGTTCGGGAGGCATCTCGTGATCGTCTCACCCACGGTTCGACTCCCCGCAGTCTTGGAGCGACAGTTTGTGGTCCTGCAGCATGCGCTGCCTGTAGGTGGGCAGTTGTGGGATATTGCTGAATCTTTGATCGAAGACGTTGAGCTCTACCCAGAGTCCCAGCGTCAGGCCCTCAGAGAAGCAGCAGCCGGCATGACTCGGCTGGAAGCGGAGTCGGCTTTCAGTCTCTCTCTAGTACGGCACTCCAGACTTACGACCGAAGAGGTCTGGCAGCTGAAATCGGCTTGGTTGCGCAAATCGGGCATGCTCCAGCTTCATCAGAGCCAACACGGCTTTGAGTCGCTGGGTGGGCTGGAGAGCTTGAAGCAGTTCTGTCGCCATTCGCTGCGGCGACAGTCAGCAACGCTCGCCAGACCACGTGGTGTGGTGCTGCTGGGCGTTCCGGGTACGGGGAAGAGTGCCTTTGCGAAGTCGCTGGGCAAGGAGGTCGACCGGCCTGTGATGATGCTCGATGTCGGGCAGCTCATGGGCTCACTGGTCGGTCAGAGCGAAGCGAATCTTCGTGACGCTCTGAAGACGGCTGATGCCATGGCTCCATCGATTCTGTTTATCGATGAGGTCGAAAAGGCTCTCTCTGGCGCCGCCTCGGGTGGCAGGGGAGACAGTGGCGTTTCAAGTCGCCTGTTTGGCACGCTGCTCACCTGGCTCAACGACCACCAGAGTGACGTGTACACCATCGTGACCTGCAACGACATCCAGCGGCTCCCACCAGAGTTCAGTCGCGCTGAACGCTTTGATGGGATCTTCTTCCTCGATCTACCCGGGCGCGAGGAGAAGGAGGCGATTTGGGAATTGTACTTGAGTGAGTACGAGATCGACCCTTCTCAGGCTCGTCCGGAGGATGAACAGTGGACTGGCGCCGAGATCAAAGCTTGTTGCCGGCTCTCCAGCCTCCTGAGCGTCCCGCTAGTCGACGCGGCTCAGTACATCGTACCAGTCGGGGTAACCGCCTCGGAAGACATCCAGCGGCTCCGTAGCTGGGCCAATGGGCGTTGCCTGGATGCTTGCCAGCCTGGCATCTTCCGAACAGCCCTACCGACAACCACGGCCAAGCGTCCCAGGCGAGGCATCAGCCTCCGTCCCTCGGACAACTAGCCGTACTCCGGATCGTCCCAAGAATACCTGGGACGACCATCCCTTGTAACTCTAGAAAACCTCTCAACGCCGTGCACGTCAACTTCGATGTGCACGGCGTTTTTCGCAACCCCACGTGTTCCAAATTCATTTCCAATCTAAGGAGGACAACTATGTCCACAGTAACACACCACACTCAAGATCAGCACTCGAACGACTCTTCCTACCAATTGAGGCACTCGTTCTCGGCCATGCGACTCTCCTTCTGCTGGCTGGGAACGCGCAAGAGTCTTTCCAGCGATCAACTCCAGCAGGCTGCCAACCAGTTTGGGGCCGAAGGAAAGTTCATCTCGGCCGGCAAGAAGCTGCTCGATACCGGTCATCCCGCTATGAAGGGCGTCAGTCAACTCAAGCGTCAGATTACCGAGTACTGGAAGGGCGGTTCACTTCCCTATCCCGAAGCGGGCATTCGGCTTGTGCGTCACAGCGACCTTGACCGGCTGAATCAGCAGATGGCCTCTTACCAGGAACAGCTGGTGTTGGCGGTCCGAGAGTTGCAAGCCAACTACGACGAGATCAAGGAGCTGGCCGCAGAGAGACTGGGAGGACTCTTCTCCGAGAGTGACTACCCAGTCACCTTGGAAGGGCTCTTTGAAGTCAGCTGGGATTTTCCAAGTGTGGAACCTCCCGAATACTTGCGACGTCTCCAGCCAGAGCTCTACGAGCAGGAGTGCCAACGGGTCCGCAGTCGCTTTGACGAGGCGGTCCAACTGGCCGAGCAGGCATTTGTCGACGAGCTTTCGGGACTGGTTTCACACCTCGGCGAAAGACTCTCCGGTAGCGACGACGGCAAGCCGAAAGTGTTTCGAGATTCCGCAGTCGACAACCTGCGTGAATTCTTCGATCGCTTCGGCAGGCTAAACGTCTCCTCGTGTCCCGAGCTCGATCAGCTGGTTGAGCGAGCGCGTGACATTGTCACGGGTGTTGGCCCCAGCACGCTTCGCAGCGACAGCAGTCTGCGCCAACAGGTGGCTTCGCAGCTATCGAGCGTTCAAAGCGTGCTTGATGGCCTGATGGTCGACCGTCCTCGTCGCCGCATTCTACGCGGTTAAAGGGGAGGGGCTATGAAACTCTACGTCTCGACCGACGGCAATTGCCAGTCGGTCTACAGCGAGACGCTCGACTTGGGCTCGGTGGGTGCACTAGACATCCGCCGAGCCTCGCATGTCGAGCCGACTTCCGATGGGCAATGGATCGCAGATCTCAGTCCCATCTCTGGCCCGCAACTAGGGCCTTTTACCACTCGCAGCCAAGCACTCCAAGCCGAGGTGGCTTGGCTCGATGCTTGGTTCCACAATCTTCACGGAGAATTTTCGATATGAACGCACGTCTCAAGCTCAACTCTGCCGTTTTCCAGGGAGCTCTAATCATTGGAGGCCTGATTGGCTGGGCATTCGGCTCCTGGCTCGCTTTCGTACTTGCCGCCGCTGCCATCATCCTCACCGCCTACCACAGCGGTGACATCCGAACCACACCAAGCAAGCCCAAACCGCCAGTCCAACCAACTCACCAAATCCGGGCCATGCACCGCCGACGCCGGTAACCGCGTAGTTCCAAGTACGCTTCACGCTGTAGCTCACTTCACCGAGCTACAGCCCTTTCTTTTAGCTCCTGGAGGAATCAGAAAGATAAAACTACAAGCTGAAGTCGTCAGTAGTCCGATCGCCCCACCAGGCATTGCGGTAATAAATATCGATTCATTAACGCAATTAAATCTCCAAACTGAAACTAAGTTGCTCTACGAATTCTTGGGGCAGATTGGGCCGGCAACCTGCATCGTCGTTTGGAATGAGCTTGGTAACCTCATCCTGCCCCATGACAATGCGGAACCATTGTTCGCGATCACGCATCACCCGAAACTGACGTTCATCTGACGCTCCGGATAGATACGGCAGGTATACATGGATCGAATGACGATTCTCTGCTTTGCAGCCAAGCCGATCGACTCGGCCCGTTCGTTGTTCGATTTGACTGGGATTCCATGCTAAATCGTGATGGATTACGTAGCGGCAGTATCGATGAAGGTCAACACCTTCTCCCATAACCTCACTGCATACCAGGATATCAGGAAAGAAGGGAGTGTTGAATGCGCGCATCAGACGAGTACGCTGGTCACGGTCGGTCAACCCTGTCGCTTCCTGCACATTGGCCAAAGTCATTGTGAATTCATCTTTCTCGTCCGCTTCATCGGCAGATAGAGCCCCATCGATTTTGATGCGAATCGCCCCTGTAGATGTGCGCTGGGCTGCGTCCAGAAACCCTGCTCGCTCGGCCGTCGAGCATCGATGGGCAAAGAAGTCAACGAACCCTTCAAACTTCCGTAGCCATGAGAATTTCGAGCCATCCTCATGATTGAGCATAATCTTTACTGCTTGTTGCGGGCTAATTGTGTCAAGCTGATGGATGGGAAAGGCACGGACCAAGGTCGTAGCAACCCGCATAAACCTACGCATGATTTCAACCAGTCCATCGCGATCCGACGCCGAGATTGCCATGCTGTGAACATGCTCAAACTTCGTATCAACA
Coding sequences within it:
- a CDS encoding DUF1257 domain-containing protein; translation: MSHIVSVQTEIRDLVAVQSACQRLRWDRPTVGQFKLFTRSVTGLGVLPPQWRYPIVCDLATGQLAYDNYEGRWGNPADLGRFKQAYAVEKAMLEARKAGRFVVERSLSDGAIELCVTVQGGVE
- a CDS encoding AAA family ATPase; translation: MNTGTHSLSDEIWELVRAGFSGIWIETHEPSEAILELSAMSAEHDLRLLAWNLDSGLRCVGGGQPEDSQADPMAAIRSLATLPDEQSTLLVLENFHYFVDSPEICQALLTQLQLGKQFGRHLVIVSPTVRLPAVLERQFVVLQHALPVGGQLWDIAESLIEDVELYPESQRQALREAAAGMTRLEAESAFSLSLVRHSRLTTEEVWQLKSAWLRKSGMLQLHQSQHGFESLGGLESLKQFCRHSLRRQSATLARPRGVVLLGVPGTGKSAFAKSLGKEVDRPVMMLDVGQLMGSLVGQSEANLRDALKTADAMAPSILFIDEVEKALSGAASGGRGDSGVSSRLFGTLLTWLNDHQSDVYTIVTCNDIQRLPPEFSRAERFDGIFFLDLPGREEKEAIWELYLSEYEIDPSQARPEDEQWTGAEIKACCRLSSLLSVPLVDAAQYIVPVGVTASEDIQRLRSWANGRCLDACQPGIFRTALPTTTAKRPRRGISLRPSDN
- a CDS encoding DUF2997 domain-containing protein, which translates into the protein MSQRIIIRIDTEGATQVRTEGFRGNSCQAASRLLERALGRTTSEQLTSDYYQSSTTTGNQQFETGDTP